One window from the genome of Ensifer canadensis encodes:
- a CDS encoding M20 aminoacylase family protein, translating to MKNAIVLPGISDFQSEAISIRRQIHAHPELGFEEFATSELVAKLLAEWGYEVARIAGTGVVATLRNGEGRSLGIRADMDALPIEEVTGLSYSSTVPGKMHACGHDGHTAMLLAAARHLAQSRDFHGALHLIFQPAEEGLGGAARLLGEGLFERFPCDAVFAMHNVPGQPVGTFGFRSGAFMASADTVTIRIIGHGGHGAVPHKAVDPVVVCSAVVMALQTVVSRNVDPQDAAVITVGSIHSGTASNIIPDAAEMSVTVRSLSPEVRREVEARICGLVHAQAESFGARAVINYERCHPVLINHPVETEFAQDVARQWLGPEASILNAHPIMASEDFAFMLERCPGSYINIGNGEASHPLHNPSYDFNDEVLAIGATYWVKLAERFLATPAQSDITRRTAGIAAQRPCAATE from the coding sequence ATGAAGAACGCGATCGTGTTGCCAGGGATTTCCGATTTCCAATCTGAAGCGATCTCGATTCGCAGGCAGATTCACGCTCATCCGGAGTTGGGCTTTGAGGAGTTCGCGACGAGTGAGCTGGTCGCCAAGCTGCTCGCCGAATGGGGCTACGAAGTTGCGAGGATCGCAGGGACTGGCGTAGTCGCAACTTTGCGCAATGGTGAGGGGCGGTCGCTTGGCATTCGCGCCGATATGGATGCGCTCCCGATCGAGGAAGTGACGGGACTATCCTATAGCAGTACCGTTCCTGGAAAAATGCATGCCTGTGGTCACGATGGTCACACGGCGATGCTTCTCGCTGCAGCTAGGCATCTGGCGCAGTCGCGAGACTTCCACGGCGCTCTCCATCTAATCTTTCAGCCGGCCGAAGAGGGCCTTGGGGGAGCCGCGCGGCTGTTGGGCGAGGGGCTGTTCGAGCGGTTTCCCTGCGATGCTGTCTTTGCCATGCACAACGTCCCAGGCCAACCGGTCGGCACGTTCGGCTTTCGCAGCGGCGCGTTCATGGCTTCCGCCGATACGGTGACGATCCGTATCATTGGTCATGGCGGACATGGCGCTGTTCCACACAAGGCGGTGGATCCAGTCGTTGTCTGCTCGGCGGTCGTCATGGCGCTTCAAACAGTGGTCTCACGCAATGTCGATCCGCAGGACGCTGCGGTAATCACGGTTGGGTCAATTCACAGCGGAACCGCGTCGAATATCATTCCGGATGCGGCCGAGATGTCTGTAACGGTGCGCTCGCTGTCACCGGAAGTCCGCCGCGAAGTCGAGGCGCGGATCTGTGGCTTGGTGCATGCGCAGGCGGAGAGTTTTGGGGCGAGAGCCGTCATCAATTATGAGCGCTGTCATCCGGTGCTTATCAATCACCCGGTCGAGACGGAATTTGCCCAAGACGTCGCTCGGCAATGGCTCGGTCCAGAGGCATCAATCCTGAACGCGCACCCGATCATGGCCAGCGAAGATTTCGCTTTCATGCTGGAGCGCTGTCCTGGGTCCTACATCAATATCGGCAACGGCGAGGCGAGTCACCCGCTGCACAACCCGAGCTACGACTTCAACGATGAGGTATTGGCGATCGGGGCGACCTATTGGGTCAAGCTCGCCGAGCGGTTTCTCGCAACGCCCGCTCAGTCCGACATCACCCGACGCACAGCAGGCATCGCAGCACAGCGCCCATGTGCTGCGACCGAGTAA
- a CDS encoding LysR substrate-binding domain-containing protein, translating to MKLHQLEALVASADTGSIRAAARLLGISQPAVTRALREMEAEQQLPLLVRSPSGLKFTDHGYALLTHARLVLNQLRQAESQMSIRRGQIEGRLCIAVTPWLSLTLLPEVVTEFRRRMPNVRLEFFDSFVMITQPLLRDGYMDLAIGQASPAMSAQEFLIEPLVRYETGIMVRRGHAKEGCKSIHELLDQDWLLNYAPDGRDGLMQEVFWRHGATLDEKRVVLAHSVLLSQTLVEQADMCTWVPSIMTAVPPFYDRTVLLDLEERFSPRDLSIISRRNGPQGSAALSFIDCLSGVIKRRLRSSNPVDRRVFATLTPL from the coding sequence ATGAAGCTGCATCAACTCGAGGCACTGGTTGCCAGCGCCGACACCGGCAGCATCCGCGCCGCAGCGCGCCTTCTGGGGATATCGCAACCCGCTGTAACGCGGGCCTTGAGGGAGATGGAAGCCGAACAGCAGCTACCGCTGCTCGTTCGCTCGCCAAGTGGCCTGAAGTTTACCGATCACGGCTATGCTTTACTGACCCACGCTCGTCTCGTTCTCAATCAGCTCAGGCAGGCGGAGAGCCAGATGAGCATTCGGCGTGGCCAAATTGAGGGACGGCTCTGCATTGCCGTAACGCCGTGGCTTTCCCTGACGCTGCTGCCGGAGGTCGTAACCGAGTTTAGAAGACGCATGCCGAATGTAAGGCTCGAATTCTTCGACAGTTTCGTAATGATCACGCAACCACTTCTTCGCGACGGCTACATGGATCTCGCCATAGGCCAGGCGTCGCCAGCGATGTCTGCTCAGGAATTTCTGATTGAACCGTTGGTTCGCTACGAGACGGGCATCATGGTTCGTCGAGGTCATGCGAAAGAGGGATGCAAGTCCATTCACGAACTGCTGGATCAGGACTGGCTGCTGAACTACGCCCCTGACGGTCGTGATGGCCTGATGCAGGAGGTTTTCTGGCGACACGGCGCGACATTGGATGAAAAGCGCGTTGTACTGGCACACTCGGTGTTGCTTTCTCAGACACTCGTTGAGCAGGCAGATATGTGCACCTGGGTTCCAAGCATCATGACGGCTGTACCCCCTTTCTACGACCGCACGGTATTGTTGGATCTCGAGGAGAGATTTTCACCGCGGGACCTCAGCATTATTTCGAGGCGAAATGGTCCCCAAGGATCTGCAGCCCTTTCCTTTATCGATTGCCTGTCCGGTGTCATCAAGAGACGCCTCCGATCGAGCAACCCGGTAGACCGGCGTGTCTTTGCAACTTTGACGCCTCTTTAA
- the ggt gene encoding gamma-glutamyltransferase: MRNFEDPGRSLAIARHGMAATSHPASTLTAIEILKAGGNAIDAAVAAVAVQSVVEAGSTGVGGDCFAMIAVEGSTDIRAYNGSGLTPVALSRDALRADDVTAIERSSPHAVTVPGAVDAWCRLLSDFGRMSMAEVLQPAIAMSRDGYALTPRVAADLGMQRDLLAAHPTTRATFLVAGEAPAMGSVQRQPLLADTLDAIARGGRDAFYRGAIAEDMVDYLRGLGGCHSLDDFASAAGDYVTPISTTYRGRTIYECPPNGQGVVALLILNILSRFSLSNDPFDPDDLHLLLEATRLAYAARDAMVADPSLSDGAVERMLSSTLADRLAQSISLDRVTEPLPSFDTVEHKDTVYVCVVDRDRNAVSFINSIFSSYGSGLMAPRSGVLFHNRGQSFSLAAGHPNEIAARKRPMHTIIPGMVAEGGRVVMPFGVMGGHYQAMGHAHLLSRLYDYGLDLQTAIDLPRLFPLPATVTVEAEDAIRTSIGSELERRGFKVQPSLRAIGGAQAIRIDWERGILIGGSDARKDGMALGY; this comes from the coding sequence ATGCGCAACTTCGAAGATCCTGGTCGGTCGCTGGCCATCGCCCGTCACGGGATGGCGGCAACCTCACATCCGGCCTCAACCCTGACGGCCATCGAGATCCTGAAGGCGGGAGGGAACGCCATCGATGCGGCGGTGGCGGCCGTCGCGGTTCAGTCAGTAGTCGAGGCAGGTTCGACTGGTGTTGGTGGGGATTGTTTCGCAATGATCGCGGTGGAAGGATCCACCGACATTCGCGCGTATAACGGCTCGGGCCTGACGCCAGTAGCACTGAGCCGCGATGCGCTGCGTGCCGACGATGTGACAGCAATCGAGCGCTCTTCTCCTCATGCGGTCACGGTTCCTGGAGCGGTCGATGCCTGGTGCCGCCTCCTAAGCGACTTCGGCCGGATGTCGATGGCCGAGGTGCTTCAGCCTGCAATCGCGATGTCCCGCGACGGCTATGCGCTGACGCCCCGTGTCGCCGCCGACCTGGGCATGCAGCGCGATCTCCTGGCTGCCCACCCGACCACCCGTGCCACTTTCCTGGTCGCGGGAGAGGCGCCGGCGATGGGCAGCGTCCAGCGCCAGCCCTTGCTTGCGGATACACTCGACGCGATCGCACGCGGCGGCAGGGACGCCTTCTATCGCGGCGCCATCGCCGAGGACATGGTGGACTATCTGCGCGGCCTCGGCGGCTGTCACTCCCTGGACGATTTCGCCAGCGCTGCAGGAGACTACGTTACACCCATCTCCACGACCTATCGCGGCCGCACCATCTACGAATGCCCGCCGAACGGCCAAGGCGTCGTCGCCCTGCTGATCCTCAACATCCTCTCGCGTTTCTCGCTATCCAACGACCCGTTCGACCCCGATGATCTGCATCTCCTCCTCGAGGCAACACGGCTCGCCTACGCCGCGCGCGACGCGATGGTCGCCGATCCGTCTTTGTCGGATGGGGCCGTCGAGCGCATGCTGTCGAGCACACTTGCTGATCGCCTTGCCCAAAGCATCTCCCTCGATCGGGTCACCGAACCGCTGCCCTCGTTCGACACCGTCGAGCACAAGGATACCGTCTATGTTTGCGTGGTGGATCGCGACCGCAACGCGGTCAGCTTCATCAATTCGATATTCAGTTCCTATGGCAGTGGGCTGATGGCGCCACGCTCAGGCGTATTGTTCCACAACCGCGGTCAGAGCTTTTCGCTTGCGGCAGGTCACCCCAACGAAATCGCGGCTCGCAAGCGTCCGATGCATACGATCATCCCGGGAATGGTCGCCGAGGGCGGACGTGTCGTGATGCCGTTCGGTGTGATGGGCGGCCACTACCAGGCTATGGGCCATGCTCACCTGTTATCCCGGCTCTACGATTACGGTCTCGATCTTCAAACCGCCATTGACCTGCCGCGCCTCTTTCCGCTGCCCGCTACAGTGACGGTCGAAGCCGAGGACGCCATCCGCACGAGCATCGGCTCCGAACTGGAACGGCGTGGCTTCAAGGTTCAGCCGTCCCTTCGTGCCATCGGCGGAGCGCAGGCCATCCGGATTGACTGGGAGCGTGGCATTCTGATTGGAGGGTCGGACGCCCGTAAGGACGGGATGGCGTTGGGCTACTAA
- a CDS encoding type II toxin-antitoxin system ParD family antitoxin translates to MSTMNISLPDYLKSFVDEQVAGRGYGSSSEYIRELIRRDQDRLTLRRLLLDGASSAQTEPPDAAYFTGLRDRVRGRQGK, encoded by the coding sequence ATGAGTACAATGAACATTTCCCTGCCGGACTATCTGAAGAGCTTCGTAGATGAGCAAGTCGCTGGGCGGGGCTATGGGTCGAGCAGTGAGTATATCCGAGAATTGATCCGTCGAGATCAGGACCGGCTCACGTTACGCAGGCTGTTGCTTGACGGAGCCTCCTCTGCGCAGACTGAACCGCCCGACGCCGCTTATTTCACCGGGTTGCGCGATCGAGTTCGTGGTCGGCAGGGCAAGTGA
- a CDS encoding GFA family protein, whose protein sequence is MQRNLTAQAGGVSTANAQCACGALKLMLREPPQLTALCHCFACQRRTGAPFSANAFYSINCVEISGTSAEFIRTAESGRKVRMHFCPTCGSTVYWKADVSPFWIGVAVGSFADPAFAPPAISVFEQSKHKWVKVADTVEPFQGLPIGQH, encoded by the coding sequence ATGCAACGTAATCTCACCGCGCAAGCGGGAGGAGTTTCCACGGCCAATGCCCAATGCGCCTGTGGCGCTCTTAAACTGATGCTTCGCGAACCGCCGCAATTGACTGCGCTGTGTCACTGTTTCGCTTGCCAGCGAAGAACTGGTGCACCGTTCAGCGCTAATGCGTTCTACTCGATTAACTGTGTCGAAATATCTGGAACGTCTGCAGAATTCATTCGTACTGCCGAGAGCGGTCGCAAGGTCCGAATGCATTTTTGCCCAACTTGCGGCTCAACCGTCTATTGGAAGGCCGATGTCTCGCCGTTCTGGATCGGGGTGGCTGTAGGTTCATTTGCCGACCCGGCGTTCGCGCCACCTGCCATATCAGTATTCGAGCAATCGAAACATAAGTGGGTGAAGGTCGCCGACACGGTAGAGCCTTTCCAAGGTCTCCCAATCGGCCAACATTAG
- a CDS encoding carboxy terminal-processing peptidase: MRISYVFLGAFLAIVQSAFAEVASPPVLEPLKQQAQAAQLSAEFLTRFSYKPVPLDDALSARIMDRFIQSLDPDHALFLQADIDRFMSDRNEIDDAIERKNLDIPFAIFNVYAKRVVDRMNFARNLLKQDFDFGAQENFSVLRDKAPWPQSEAESNELWRKRVKSDWLRLKLGGKTDAAIRETLDKRYANALQRAYKYKSDDVFQSFMNAYTTSTDPHTDYFGATASADFNIAMKLSLVGIGASLQERDDYTTIRELVPGGPAQLSGKLSVGDRITGVGQGKNGAIKEVVGTRLDEVVQMIRGKKGTVVRLDILPADAGADATHRIISLVRDKISLEKQAAQKAVLSVKVGEATRKIGVITLPAFYEDFEARRKGDKDYRSASRDVRKLLDELKQEKVDSVLIDMRNNGGGSLKEAIDLTGLFIGSGPVVQQRDSDGKVAVSSADFPAPVWTGPVGVLINRGSASASEIFAAAIQDYGRGVIVGEPSFGKGTVQTVVNLDEVVRNSKPEFGDLKVTIAQFFRINGGTTQLHGVTPDISLPSFSDPARFGETSYDNALPWAQIKPATYKPIGTITALLPTLQRRHEARVESNPDFQRLLEDIADVEAQRNKGVVSLNEAERRRELTAREIRMKSRAQAGDGANTGEDDGLRANERSLIADIAIENARKNAKDVLLDEAAAILADEADLQEGVVKAATGQSENTEGK; the protein is encoded by the coding sequence ATGCGCATATCATACGTTTTCCTTGGTGCGTTTCTGGCAATCGTACAGTCCGCATTTGCTGAAGTCGCCTCACCGCCTGTTTTGGAGCCGCTTAAGCAACAGGCACAAGCCGCTCAGTTGAGTGCAGAATTTCTCACGCGCTTCAGCTATAAGCCCGTTCCACTCGACGACGCCTTGTCGGCCAGGATCATGGATCGGTTCATCCAATCACTTGATCCAGACCATGCGCTCTTTCTGCAAGCGGACATCGACAGGTTCATGTCGGACCGCAACGAGATCGACGACGCCATCGAACGGAAAAACTTGGACATCCCATTTGCAATCTTCAACGTTTATGCAAAGCGCGTTGTCGACCGAATGAACTTTGCGCGCAACTTGCTTAAGCAGGACTTCGATTTCGGTGCGCAGGAGAACTTTTCCGTGCTGCGCGATAAAGCGCCGTGGCCGCAGTCGGAGGCCGAGAGCAATGAACTTTGGCGCAAACGCGTCAAAAGCGACTGGTTGCGGTTGAAACTGGGTGGCAAGACCGACGCGGCCATTCGCGAAACACTCGACAAGCGATATGCAAACGCTTTGCAGCGAGCTTACAAGTATAAAAGCGATGACGTTTTCCAGTCGTTCATGAACGCCTACACAACGTCGACCGACCCACACACGGACTACTTCGGCGCGACCGCTTCGGCCGATTTCAATATCGCAATGAAACTTTCACTCGTTGGTATCGGTGCGTCACTGCAGGAACGCGACGACTACACGACGATCCGTGAACTCGTGCCTGGCGGACCGGCTCAGTTGTCGGGTAAGCTCTCGGTCGGAGACCGCATTACTGGCGTGGGTCAAGGCAAGAATGGGGCGATAAAAGAAGTGGTTGGCACGCGCCTTGATGAGGTTGTGCAAATGATACGAGGGAAAAAGGGCACCGTCGTGCGCCTGGATATCCTGCCGGCGGATGCCGGAGCCGATGCCACCCATCGGATCATCAGCCTGGTGCGCGATAAAATCAGCCTCGAAAAGCAGGCTGCCCAGAAGGCCGTGCTGTCTGTGAAAGTGGGTGAAGCCACGCGTAAAATCGGGGTGATTACTCTGCCGGCATTCTACGAGGATTTTGAAGCCCGGCGCAAAGGAGACAAGGACTATAGAAGCGCGAGCCGCGATGTCCGAAAGCTTCTCGATGAACTGAAGCAGGAAAAAGTCGACAGCGTTCTCATTGATATGCGCAACAATGGCGGCGGTTCACTGAAGGAGGCGATTGATTTGACCGGCCTATTCATCGGCAGTGGCCCGGTCGTTCAGCAACGCGATAGCGACGGTAAGGTCGCGGTATCAAGCGCTGATTTTCCAGCGCCTGTCTGGACCGGCCCTGTGGGTGTCCTCATCAATCGCGGGTCGGCATCGGCTTCGGAGATTTTCGCAGCGGCAATCCAAGATTACGGTCGGGGCGTTATCGTTGGCGAACCCAGTTTCGGTAAGGGTACCGTTCAAACTGTCGTGAATCTTGACGAGGTGGTTCGCAACAGCAAACCCGAATTCGGTGACCTGAAAGTCACGATTGCGCAGTTTTTCCGGATCAACGGCGGCACGACGCAGTTGCACGGTGTGACGCCTGACATCAGCTTGCCGAGTTTTTCTGATCCGGCTCGCTTTGGCGAGACCAGTTATGACAATGCCCTGCCGTGGGCTCAGATCAAACCTGCGACCTATAAGCCCATCGGCACCATAACGGCGTTGTTGCCGACACTTCAACGCCGCCATGAAGCTCGGGTTGAGAGTAATCCGGATTTCCAACGCCTGTTAGAAGACATTGCGGACGTGGAAGCGCAGCGCAACAAAGGGGTTGTCTCCCTCAATGAAGCCGAACGTCGTAGGGAATTGACGGCTCGAGAAATTCGAATGAAGTCTCGGGCGCAAGCAGGCGATGGCGCAAATACTGGCGAAGATGATGGCCTGCGTGCAAACGAGCGTAGCCTGATTGCTGATATTGCCATTGAGAATGCCCGCAAGAACGCAAAAGACGTTTTGTTGGACGAGGCCGCGGCCATTCTTGCCGATGAGGCGGATTTGCAGGAAGGGGTGGTGAAGGCGGCCACAGGACAATCGGAAAACACGGAAGGAAAATAA
- a CDS encoding arylsulfatase, with the protein MPRIRTTCIAAALTAVSSLWAGTAIVQAQETKPNILFIMGDDIGWMQPSIYHQGLMVGETPNIDRIGNEGAKFMTYYAEQSCTAGRTAFITGMQPVRVGMVLPEIPGSPSYLRAGTPHLARFLNDLGYSTGEFGKNHLGDTTESLPTAHGFQEFWGYLYHLDAMQGVSFPDINKTPTEQGIAPPCRNTPIPGLTENPAAVDPKTTTCLTPPRPMLACASSDGTPENQSCKDEGPLTLERSKTIDEEISGKVIDFLDRNDPEKTKKPFFVWYNPARMHITTVLPDKYLNMVGEPGGKDWGVNEAGMKQMDDNIGYVLKKLEEMGELDNTIVVFTTDNGAETITFPDGGTTPFKGGKLSTWEGGMRAPLVVRWPGHIEPGTVKNEIFASLDWLPTLVNIAGGPKGDGLKKEIEAGKYPKVVKTTLDGIDQRDFLEGKAPSARDSFLYYSGKEPSAVRFKNWKMYFAMVSDDPAGFISGVQPYSWTQVVNIKRDPFETSVGQQIKTLFGMGGAIASPSTAYVYDWNILPIGQQLWLKHLETYINFPPLQDPASYNLEQVMQQVKEMKTGHD; encoded by the coding sequence ATGCCTCGCATAAGAACGACGTGCATCGCAGCAGCATTAACTGCAGTGAGTAGCCTTTGGGCCGGCACCGCTATCGTGCAGGCGCAGGAAACCAAGCCCAACATCCTGTTTATCATGGGCGACGACATCGGCTGGATGCAACCCAGTATCTATCATCAGGGCCTGATGGTCGGCGAAACGCCCAACATCGATCGCATCGGCAATGAGGGTGCGAAATTTATGACCTATTATGCCGAGCAAAGCTGCACGGCTGGTCGTACCGCCTTCATCACCGGCATGCAGCCGGTGCGCGTCGGCATGGTCCTGCCGGAAATTCCCGGAAGCCCGTCCTACCTGCGGGCAGGCACGCCTCACCTTGCCCGGTTCCTGAACGATCTCGGCTATTCGACAGGCGAGTTCGGCAAGAACCATCTCGGGGATACCACCGAGTCCCTGCCGACTGCCCATGGTTTTCAGGAGTTCTGGGGCTATCTCTATCACCTCGACGCAATGCAGGGCGTGAGCTTCCCCGACATCAACAAGACGCCGACAGAGCAGGGGATCGCACCTCCTTGCAGGAATACGCCAATCCCCGGGCTGACCGAGAATCCTGCGGCGGTCGATCCGAAGACAACAACGTGCCTGACACCACCGCGTCCCATGCTAGCGTGCGCATCCTCCGACGGAACCCCTGAGAATCAATCTTGCAAGGACGAAGGGCCGTTGACACTGGAGCGCTCCAAGACGATTGACGAAGAAATCTCCGGCAAGGTCATCGACTTCCTCGACAGGAACGACCCTGAGAAAACCAAGAAGCCCTTCTTCGTCTGGTACAATCCGGCACGCATGCACATCACCACCGTGCTGCCGGACAAGTACCTGAACATGGTTGGCGAGCCGGGCGGCAAGGACTGGGGCGTCAACGAAGCTGGTATGAAGCAAATGGACGACAACATCGGCTACGTGCTGAAGAAGCTCGAGGAGATGGGAGAACTCGACAACACCATCGTCGTCTTTACCACCGACAACGGTGCCGAGACGATTACCTTTCCCGACGGCGGCACCACTCCGTTCAAGGGCGGAAAGCTCAGCACCTGGGAAGGTGGCATGCGCGCTCCGCTGGTCGTGCGCTGGCCGGGCCATATCGAACCGGGAACGGTCAAGAACGAGATCTTCGCATCACTCGATTGGCTGCCGACATTGGTGAACATTGCTGGCGGCCCGAAAGGTGATGGGCTCAAGAAGGAGATCGAAGCGGGCAAGTATCCGAAAGTTGTCAAAACCACTCTCGACGGGATCGATCAGCGCGACTTCCTGGAAGGTAAGGCACCATCCGCACGCGACTCTTTCTTGTACTATTCCGGCAAAGAGCCGTCGGCGGTCCGCTTCAAAAACTGGAAGATGTATTTCGCGATGGTGTCCGATGACCCTGCGGGCTTCATTTCCGGCGTGCAGCCCTATTCCTGGACACAGGTCGTCAACATCAAGCGTGATCCGTTCGAAACTTCGGTCGGTCAGCAGATCAAGACACTCTTCGGCATGGGGGGCGCGATCGCCTCGCCTTCGACGGCCTATGTCTATGACTGGAACATCCTGCCCATCGGGCAGCAGCTGTGGCTGAAGCATCTCGAGACCTACATCAACTTTCCGCCGCTGCAGGACCCTGCAAGTTATAATCTTGAGCAGGTCATGCAGCAAGTTAAGGAAATGAAGACAGGTCACGACTGA
- a CDS encoding HAD family hydrolase: protein MRSGHLTVIYLWLYALFAATAAQAQSDPLPSWNDNVAKQAIVEFVQATTDNTKPTFVPPEERIATFDQDGTLWVEHPMYSQVIYCLERVPALVKEKPELKDIEPFKTVLTGDREAIAKLPMADLEKILAATLTGMTVDQFEAEVSKWIASAKDPRWKRPFTELTYQPMKEVLGYLRDNGFKTYIVTGGGQDFVRVYSESTYGIPPEQVVGTAGGTTYGYGKDGKPFLTKDPKLLLNDNNAGKPEGIHLMIGKQPIIAFGNSTGDKEMLEYTEAGDGPRLSVLVLHDDAKREYAYGPANGLPETKVGTFTQELYDEAIKDGWIVISMKNDWRRVFAD from the coding sequence ATGCGTTCGGGTCACCTGACTGTAATTTATCTCTGGCTGTATGCGCTCTTCGCGGCCACTGCGGCCCAAGCTCAATCCGATCCCCTGCCCTCTTGGAACGACAACGTGGCCAAGCAGGCAATCGTCGAGTTCGTGCAGGCGACCACCGACAATACAAAGCCCACTTTCGTGCCGCCCGAAGAAAGGATCGCAACCTTCGATCAGGATGGTACGCTTTGGGTCGAACACCCGATGTACAGCCAGGTGATATACTGCCTGGAGCGGGTTCCGGCTCTGGTGAAGGAAAAACCGGAGTTGAAGGACATCGAGCCTTTCAAGACCGTGCTGACCGGCGACAGGGAAGCGATCGCCAAGCTCCCCATGGCGGATCTCGAAAAGATCCTTGCTGCCACGCTTACCGGCATGACGGTGGACCAGTTCGAGGCCGAGGTCAGCAAGTGGATCGCATCGGCAAAGGATCCGCGATGGAAGCGCCCCTTTACCGAACTCACCTACCAGCCCATGAAGGAGGTTCTTGGTTATCTGCGCGACAATGGCTTTAAGACCTACATCGTCACAGGCGGCGGCCAGGACTTCGTGCGTGTCTACTCCGAGAGCACATACGGGATCCCTCCTGAACAGGTGGTGGGTACAGCCGGAGGAACGACCTATGGATATGGAAAGGACGGAAAGCCCTTCCTGACCAAGGATCCCAAGCTTCTCCTCAATGACAACAATGCCGGAAAACCGGAGGGAATCCATCTGATGATTGGGAAACAACCGATCATCGCTTTCGGCAATTCAACGGGCGACAAGGAGATGCTCGAATATACCGAAGCGGGGGACGGCCCCCGGCTTTCCGTTCTCGTGCTGCATGACGACGCAAAACGAGAATATGCCTATGGCCCGGCAAATGGTTTGCCTGAGACCAAGGTCGGCACTTTCACGCAGGAACTTTACGACGAAGCCATCAAGGACGGCTGGATCGTCATCAGCATGAAAAACGACTGGAGACGAGTGTTCGCGGACTGA